From a single Pseudomonas serboccidentalis genomic region:
- the ccoO gene encoding cytochrome-c oxidase, cbb3-type subunit II, which produces MKHEAVEKNIGLLAFFMVIAVSIGGLTQIVPLFFQDVTNKPVEGMKPRSALELEGRDVYIANGCVGCHSQMIRPFRAETERYGHYSVAGESVWDHPFLWGSKRTGPDLARVGGRYSDDWQRAHLYNPRNVVPESKMPAYPFLVENKLDGKDTAKKMEVLRTLGVPYTDEDIAGAKDAVKGKTEMDALVAYLQGLGTIIKSKR; this is translated from the coding sequence ATGAAGCATGAAGCTGTCGAGAAGAACATTGGCCTGCTGGCCTTCTTCATGGTCATTGCCGTCAGCATTGGCGGCCTGACCCAGATCGTTCCGCTGTTTTTCCAGGACGTCACCAACAAGCCGGTCGAAGGCATGAAGCCGCGCTCGGCGCTGGAACTGGAAGGCCGCGACGTCTACATCGCCAACGGCTGTGTCGGCTGCCACTCGCAGATGATCCGTCCGTTCCGTGCCGAAACCGAACGCTACGGCCACTACTCGGTCGCCGGTGAAAGCGTCTGGGACCACCCGTTCCTGTGGGGCTCCAAACGTACCGGTCCGGACCTGGCCCGGGTTGGCGGTCGTTACTCCGATGACTGGCAGCGTGCGCACCTGTACAACCCGCGCAACGTGGTACCTGAGTCGAAAATGCCGGCTTACCCGTTCCTCGTGGAAAACAAGCTCGACGGCAAAGACACGGCCAAGAAGATGGAAGTGTTGCGCACGCTCGGCGTCCCTTACACCGACGAAGACATCGCCGGTGCAAAAGATGCCGTGAAGGGCAAAACCGAAATGGACGCGCTGGTGGCCTATCTGCAAGGCCTGGGCACCATCATCAAAAGCAAACGGTGA
- the ccoS gene encoding cbb3-type cytochrome oxidase assembly protein CcoS, with amino-acid sequence MPALYVMIPAALLIVAIAVYIFFWAVDSGQYDDLDGPAHSILFDDQDPNHTAAVDEAKSDKPQDKAPPHA; translated from the coding sequence ATGCCAGCTCTTTACGTGATGATCCCGGCCGCCCTGCTGATCGTGGCCATCGCCGTGTACATCTTCTTCTGGGCGGTGGACAGCGGTCAGTACGACGACCTCGACGGCCCGGCCCACAGCATCCTGTTCGATGATCAGGACCCCAACCACACCGCTGCCGTGGACGAAGCCAAGTCCGACAAGCCGCAGGACAAGGCGCCACCCCATGCTTGA
- a CDS encoding heavy metal translocating P-type ATPase, producing the protein MTTPLPCYHCALPVPAGSRFTAIVLGESREFCCPGCQAVAEAIVAGGLDSYYQHRSEASANPEALPVQLTDELALYDRADVQKPFVRHEGELAETTLLMEGISCAACGWLIEKHLRTLPAVAEARLNLSNHRLHVRWADAQLPLSQILAELRHIGYAAHPYQADRASEQLASENRLALRQLGVAGLLWFQAMMATMATWPEFNIDLSPELHTILRWVALFLTTPIVFYSCAPFFKGAMRDLRTRHLTMDVSVSLAIGSAYIAGIWTSITGVGELYFDAVGMFALFLLAGRYLERRARERTAAATAQLVNLLPASCLRLDDSGQSERILLSELRLGDRVLVQPGSILPADGKILDGQSSIDESLLTGEYLPQPRMTGDAVTAGTLNVEGALTVEVLALGQDTRLSAIVRLLDRAQAEKPRLAEIADRAAQWFLLLSLIAAAAIGLLWWELDSSRAFWIVLAMLVATCPCALSLATPTALTAATGTLHKLGLLLTRGHVLEGLNQIDTVIFDKTGTLTEGRLVLRSIRPLGTLNSDQCLSLAAALENRSEHPIARAFGRAPLAAEEVHSTPGLGLEGLVGAQRLRIGQAAFVCDLSGKPIPAMPNEPGQWLLLGDDQGPLAWFVLDDRLRDDAPALLAACKARGWRTLLLSGDSSPMVASVAAELGIDEARGGLRPDDKLQVLQQLHAQGRKVLMLGDGVNDVPVLAAADISVAMGSATDLAKTSADAVLLSNRLDALVQAFTLARRTRRVIIENLLWAALYNGLMLPFAALGWITPVWAAVGMSISSLTVVLNALRLTRLPSAPVAGTRSETRPLPA; encoded by the coding sequence ATGACCACCCCACTCCCCTGCTACCACTGCGCCCTGCCCGTTCCGGCCGGCAGTCGCTTCACCGCCATCGTGCTCGGGGAGTCCCGCGAATTCTGCTGCCCCGGCTGTCAGGCCGTGGCCGAAGCCATCGTTGCCGGTGGTCTCGACAGCTATTACCAACACCGCAGTGAAGCCTCGGCCAACCCCGAAGCGCTGCCGGTGCAACTGACCGATGAACTGGCGCTGTACGACCGCGCCGATGTGCAAAAGCCTTTCGTCCGTCACGAAGGCGAACTCGCCGAAACCACCTTGCTGATGGAGGGCATCAGTTGCGCCGCCTGCGGCTGGCTGATCGAGAAACACTTGCGCACCCTGCCGGCGGTGGCCGAGGCGCGGTTGAATCTGTCCAACCATCGCCTGCACGTGCGCTGGGCCGACGCGCAATTGCCGCTGAGCCAGATCCTCGCCGAACTGCGTCACATCGGTTACGCCGCCCACCCGTATCAGGCCGACCGCGCCAGCGAACAACTGGCCAGCGAAAACCGTCTGGCCCTGCGCCAGCTCGGCGTCGCCGGGCTGCTGTGGTTCCAGGCGATGATGGCGACCATGGCGACCTGGCCGGAATTCAACATTGATCTCAGCCCCGAACTGCACACAATTCTGCGCTGGGTCGCGCTGTTCCTGACCACGCCGATCGTGTTCTACAGCTGCGCGCCGTTCTTCAAAGGCGCGATGCGTGATCTGCGCACCCGTCACTTGACCATGGACGTCTCGGTGTCGCTGGCGATTGGCAGCGCGTACATCGCCGGGATCTGGACCTCGATCACCGGGGTCGGCGAACTGTATTTCGACGCGGTCGGGATGTTTGCGCTGTTCCTGCTCGCCGGGCGTTATCTGGAACGCCGCGCCCGCGAGCGCACCGCCGCCGCGACGGCGCAACTGGTCAACCTGCTGCCAGCCTCGTGCCTGCGCCTCGACGACAGCGGCCAGAGCGAACGCATTCTGCTCAGCGAACTGCGTCTGGGCGACCGGGTGCTGGTGCAACCGGGGTCGATCCTGCCGGCGGATGGCAAGATCCTCGACGGCCAGTCGAGCATCGACGAATCGCTGCTCACCGGCGAATACCTGCCGCAGCCGCGCATGACCGGTGACGCCGTAACCGCCGGCACACTGAATGTCGAAGGCGCATTGACCGTCGAAGTGCTGGCGCTGGGTCAGGACACACGGCTGTCGGCCATCGTCCGCCTGCTCGATCGCGCCCAGGCCGAGAAACCGCGACTGGCGGAAATCGCCGACCGTGCCGCGCAATGGTTCCTGCTGTTGTCGCTGATTGCCGCGGCGGCCATCGGCCTGTTGTGGTGGGAACTGGATTCGTCGCGGGCGTTCTGGATCGTCCTGGCGATGCTGGTTGCGACTTGCCCCTGTGCGCTGTCGCTCGCCACGCCAACCGCCCTCACCGCCGCCACCGGCACCTTGCACAAACTCGGCCTGCTGCTCACTCGCGGCCATGTGCTCGAAGGCCTGAACCAGATCGACACGGTGATCTTTGACAAGACCGGCACCCTCACCGAGGGGCGCCTGGTTTTGCGCTCGATTCGCCCGCTGGGCACGCTGAACAGCGACCAGTGCCTGAGCCTTGCCGCTGCGCTGGAAAACCGTTCGGAACACCCGATTGCCCGCGCCTTTGGCCGCGCACCGCTGGCCGCCGAAGAAGTCCACAGCACGCCGGGGCTTGGGCTCGAAGGGCTGGTCGGCGCACAGCGTTTGCGCATCGGTCAGGCCGCATTTGTCTGCGACCTCAGCGGCAAACCTATACCGGCGATGCCGAATGAACCGGGACAATGGCTGCTGCTCGGTGACGATCAGGGGCCATTGGCCTGGTTCGTTCTCGATGATCGCCTGCGCGACGATGCCCCCGCGCTGCTTGCCGCGTGCAAGGCCCGTGGCTGGCGCACGCTGCTGCTGTCCGGCGACAGCTCGCCGATGGTTGCCAGTGTCGCCGCCGAGCTGGGCATCGACGAGGCCCGTGGCGGGCTGCGCCCGGACGACAAACTGCAAGTGCTGCAACAACTGCACGCACAGGGTCGCAAAGTGCTGATGCTCGGCGACGGCGTGAATGACGTCCCGGTGCTGGCCGCCGCCGACATCAGCGTGGCCATGGGCTCGGCCACCGATCTGGCGAAAACCAGTGCCGATGCGGTGCTGCTGTCCAATCGCCTCGACGCGCTGGTGCAGGCATTCACGCTGGCTCGACGCACCCGCCGGGTAATCATCGAGAACCTGCTGTGGGCGGCGCTGTACAATGGCCTCATGTTGCCGTTCGCCGCCCTCGGCTGGATCACCCCGGTGTGGGCCGCCGTCGGTATGTCGATCAGTTCGTTGACCGTGGTGCTCAACGCCCTGCGCCTGACTCGCCTGCCGAGTGCGCCGGTCGCCGGCACCCGCTCAGAAACCCGCCCGTTGCCGGCTTGA
- a CDS encoding sulfite exporter TauE/SafE family protein — translation MLELAPLLVSALILGLLGGGHCLGMCGGLMGALTLAIPKEQRSRRFRLLLAYNLGRILSYATAGLLIGLAGWAVANSPAAMFMRILAGLLLIAMGLYLAGWWSGLTRIESLGRGLWRYIQPVANRLLPVSTLPRALLLGALWGWLPCGLVYSTLLWSASQGNALDSALLMLAFGLGTWPVLLATGLAAERVTALLRKRSVRMTGGLLVILFGIWTLPGPHQHWLMGH, via the coding sequence ATGCTTGAGCTGGCGCCCCTGCTGGTTTCGGCGCTGATCCTCGGCCTGCTCGGCGGCGGTCATTGTCTGGGCATGTGCGGCGGCCTGATGGGCGCGCTGACCCTGGCGATTCCCAAGGAACAGCGCAGCCGGCGCTTTCGTTTGCTGCTGGCGTACAACCTCGGACGCATCCTCAGCTACGCCACTGCCGGCCTGCTGATCGGTCTGGCCGGCTGGGCGGTGGCGAACAGCCCGGCGGCGATGTTCATGCGCATTCTCGCCGGATTGCTGCTGATCGCCATGGGCCTGTATCTGGCCGGCTGGTGGAGCGGCCTGACCCGCATCGAAAGCCTTGGCCGTGGCTTATGGCGCTATATCCAACCCGTGGCCAACCGCTTGCTGCCGGTGTCGACTCTGCCGCGGGCATTGCTGCTCGGCGCGCTGTGGGGCTGGCTGCCGTGCGGGCTGGTTTACAGCACGCTGCTGTGGTCGGCGAGCCAGGGCAATGCGCTAGACAGTGCGTTATTGATGCTCGCCTTCGGCCTGGGCACATGGCCGGTGCTGCTCGCCACGGGGCTCGCCGCCGAGCGTGTGACCGCGCTGTTGCGCAAACGCAGCGTGCGCATGACGGGTGGCTTGCTGGTGATTCTGTTTGGGATCTGGACGCTGCCGGGGCCGCATCAGCATTGGCTCATGGGCCATTAA
- the hemN gene encoding oxygen-independent coproporphyrinogen III oxidase, whose protein sequence is MLDAIRWDTDLIRRYDLAGPRYTSYPTAVQFNSQVGTFDLFHALRDSRKALRPLSLYVHVPFCANICYYCACNKVITKDRGRAQPYLQRLEQEIQLIACHLEPAQKVEQLHFGGGTPTFLSHDELRQLMAHLRKHFNLLDDDSGDYGIEIDPREADWSTMGLLRELGFNRVSIGLQDLDPAVQRAVNRLQSLEETRAVIDAARTLQFRSINIDLIYGLPKQTPENFARTVEEVISLQPDRLSVFNYAHLPERFMPQRRINSNELPSPAQKLEMLQRTIEQLTAAGYRYIGMDHFALPDDELAIAQEEQTLQRNFQGYTTHGHCDLIGLGVSAISQIGDLYCQNSSDLNQYQNSLAAAQLATSRGLVCNADDRLRRAVIQQLICNFSLEFAEIEQAFNVDFQGYFGALWPQLQDMANDGLITLDRERIEVLPAGRLLVRSVCMVFDAYLEQQNRQRFSRVI, encoded by the coding sequence ATGCTCGACGCCATTCGTTGGGACACTGATCTGATCCGCCGCTACGACTTGGCGGGGCCGCGCTACACCTCGTACCCGACGGCCGTGCAATTCAACAGTCAGGTCGGCACGTTCGACCTGTTCCATGCCCTGCGCGACAGCCGCAAGGCGCTGCGCCCGTTGTCGCTGTACGTGCACGTGCCGTTCTGCGCGAACATTTGCTACTACTGCGCCTGCAACAAGGTCATCACCAAGGATCGCGGCCGCGCACAGCCATATCTGCAACGGCTGGAGCAGGAAATCCAGCTGATTGCCTGCCACCTGGAACCGGCGCAGAAAGTCGAGCAACTGCACTTCGGCGGCGGCACCCCGACCTTCCTCAGCCACGACGAACTGCGGCAGTTGATGGCGCACCTGCGCAAACACTTCAATTTGCTGGATGACGATTCCGGCGACTACGGCATTGAAATTGACCCACGCGAGGCCGACTGGTCGACCATGGGCCTGTTGCGCGAGCTGGGGTTCAACCGGGTCAGTATCGGCCTGCAAGACCTCGATCCGGCGGTGCAGCGCGCAGTCAATCGCCTGCAAAGTCTGGAAGAAACCCGCGCGGTAATCGATGCGGCGCGCACCCTGCAATTTCGCTCGATCAACATCGACCTGATCTACGGCCTGCCCAAGCAGACGCCGGAGAACTTCGCGCGCACTGTCGAAGAAGTCATCAGCCTGCAGCCGGACCGGCTCTCGGTGTTCAACTATGCGCACCTGCCGGAGCGCTTCATGCCGCAGCGGCGGATCAACAGCAACGAGCTGCCGAGCCCGGCGCAAAAACTGGAAATGCTCCAGCGCACCATCGAACAACTGACCGCCGCCGGTTATCGCTACATCGGCATGGATCACTTCGCCCTGCCCGACGATGAGCTGGCGATCGCCCAGGAAGAACAGACCCTGCAACGCAACTTTCAGGGCTACACCACGCACGGCCATTGCGATCTGATTGGTCTGGGGGTGTCGGCGATCAGCCAGATCGGCGACCTGTACTGCCAGAACAGCAGCGACCTCAACCAGTACCAGAACAGCCTCGCTGCCGCGCAACTGGCGACCAGCCGGGGCCTGGTGTGCAACGCCGACGACCGCCTGCGCCGGGCAGTAATCCAGCAACTGATCTGTAATTTCAGCCTGGAGTTCGCCGAGATCGAGCAAGCGTTCAACGTCGACTTTCAAGGTTATTTCGGCGCGCTGTGGCCACAACTGCAAGACATGGCCAACGATGGCTTGATCACGCTGGATCGCGAAAGGATCGAAGTATTGCCGGCCGGACGCCTCTTGGTGCGTTCGGTGTGCATGGTGTTCGACGCGTATCTGGAACAGCAGAACCGTCAGCGCTTCTCGCGGGTGATCTGA
- a CDS encoding FixH family protein: MPAANAASPWYKHLWPWIIIAILACSVTLTLSMVTIAVNNPDNLVNDNYYEAGKGINRSLDRELLAQNLKMRASVHLDDLTGEVDLRLSGDSQPKTLELNLISPTQPEKDRKIVLTRSETETGRYIGQLGDKVEGRRFVELLGTQDDHVWRMFEEELVSHDKDLLLGDEPLQGAEDLKK; encoded by the coding sequence ATGCCCGCAGCAAACGCCGCCAGCCCTTGGTACAAGCACCTTTGGCCATGGATCATCATCGCGATTCTGGCCTGTTCGGTGACCCTGACCCTGTCGATGGTGACCATTGCGGTGAACAACCCGGACAATCTGGTCAACGACAACTATTACGAGGCCGGCAAGGGCATCAACCGTTCACTGGATCGCGAGTTGCTGGCGCAGAACCTGAAGATGCGCGCCAGCGTGCACCTGGATGACCTCACCGGCGAAGTCGACCTGCGCCTGAGCGGCGACAGCCAGCCGAAAACCCTGGAACTGAACCTGATCTCGCCGACCCAGCCGGAGAAGGATCGCAAGATCGTCCTGACTCGCAGCGAAACCGAAACCGGTCGCTACATCGGCCAGCTGGGCGATAAGGTCGAGGGCCGCCGGTTTGTCGAGTTGCTGGGTACTCAGGATGATCACGTGTGGCGCATGTTCGAAGAAGAACTGGTCAGCCATGACAAGGATCTGCTGCTGGGAGATGAACCCCTGCAGGGCGCCGAAGACCTGAAAAAATAA
- a CDS encoding metallophosphoesterase family protein, protein MKIKEVKKLFAGLCLLSLASFASANESVPQHMVFASDPQYPWTEKSDSGEDESSADFDKRSKWLVESQFASIAQFRSEMGGQAAVPLMINGDMTAFGHGWQRSFVGTMLKKHFGDHYLYGLGNHDYQNNVGDCFSESCAAGSIVDYRDHHVDKVDQFDLEVSGSFLNKLYLGSLAYSKNIGEVHLVQLNNEPTYQVRISHALNPTTFDIRQSLDWLENDLRMARVQGYAIIINMHKPYDWAGSWDQEKRFREMIERYEVTAIFAGHFHAEGGSKTYLGSVPMFLSGATSQQTYLTASFSTDRKQLEVSLVEGNQWRNRKPVATVPVKSIWANRP, encoded by the coding sequence ATGAAGATCAAGGAAGTTAAAAAGCTTTTCGCTGGTTTGTGCCTGTTATCGCTGGCCTCTTTCGCCAGTGCCAATGAAAGCGTTCCGCAGCACATGGTATTTGCCTCAGACCCGCAATACCCGTGGACGGAAAAATCGGACAGTGGTGAAGATGAGTCGAGCGCGGACTTCGACAAGCGTTCGAAGTGGCTGGTGGAAAGCCAGTTCGCGAGTATTGCGCAGTTTCGCAGCGAGATGGGCGGACAGGCTGCCGTGCCATTGATGATCAACGGCGACATGACCGCTTTCGGCCACGGCTGGCAGCGTTCGTTTGTAGGGACGATGCTGAAGAAGCACTTTGGTGATCACTATCTCTATGGCCTGGGTAATCATGATTACCAGAACAATGTGGGCGACTGTTTTAGTGAAAGTTGTGCGGCGGGGAGTATTGTCGATTATCGCGATCATCACGTTGATAAAGTCGATCAGTTCGATCTTGAAGTGAGCGGCAGTTTCCTGAATAAGCTCTATCTTGGCAGTCTGGCTTATTCAAAGAACATCGGGGAAGTGCATCTGGTACAACTGAATAATGAACCGACTTACCAGGTAAGGATTTCCCACGCGCTGAACCCGACAACATTCGATATCAGGCAGTCGCTGGATTGGCTGGAGAATGATTTGCGAATGGCGCGAGTGCAGGGCTACGCGATCATTATCAACATGCACAAACCCTATGACTGGGCGGGCAGTTGGGATCAGGAAAAGCGTTTTCGCGAAATGATCGAAAGGTATGAGGTGACGGCAATATTCGCGGGCCATTTCCACGCCGAGGGTGGCAGCAAGACTTACCTGGGGAGCGTGCCGATGTTCCTCAGTGGTGCGACGTCGCAGCAGACCTACCTGACCGCCAGTTTTTCCACGGACCGCAAGCAACTGGAGGTGAGCCTGGTCGAGGGTAATCAGTGGCGCAATCGTAAGCCGGTCGCCACAGTGCCGGTGAAGTCGATCTGGGCCAATCGACCATAA
- a CDS encoding CcoQ/FixQ family Cbb3-type cytochrome c oxidase assembly chaperone, which yields MDIGMIRGLGTVVVMVAFIGLALWVFSPKRKSEFEDATLLPFADDPEAIKHVEQASRSNKE from the coding sequence ATGGATATCGGGATGATTCGTGGCCTGGGCACCGTCGTTGTGATGGTGGCCTTCATCGGTCTGGCGCTGTGGGTGTTCAGCCCCAAGCGCAAGTCGGAGTTCGAAGACGCGACCTTGCTGCCTTTTGCGGATGATCCCGAAGCCATCAAGCACGTCGAGCAAGCTTCTAGGAGTAACAAAGAATGA
- the ccoP gene encoding cytochrome-c oxidase, cbb3-type subunit III encodes MTTFWSLYVTVLSLGTIFSLTWLLLSTRKGQRSEQTEETVGHSFDGIEEYDNPLPKWWFMLFVGTIVFALGYLVLYPGLGNWKGLLPGYNYLDNDKQTAFANGQTGWTGVHEWEKEMARSDAKFGPIFAKFAAMPIEEVAKDPQALKMGGRLFASNCSVCHGSDAKGAYGFPNLTDADWRWGGEPETIKTTIMGGRHAVMPAWAEVIGEQGVADVAAFVVTQLDGRKLPEGTKADPANGQKLFAANCVACHGPEGKGTPAMGAPNLTHPAAFIYGSSFAQLQQTIRYGRQGQMPAQEQLQGNDKVHLLAAYVYSLSHGDKPAEAEAQ; translated from the coding sequence ATGACTACATTCTGGAGTCTGTACGTCACAGTCCTCAGTCTCGGTACGATCTTTTCCCTGACCTGGCTGCTGCTGTCGACCCGCAAGGGCCAGCGTAGCGAACAGACGGAAGAGACCGTGGGCCACTCCTTCGACGGGATCGAGGAGTACGACAACCCACTGCCGAAATGGTGGTTCATGCTGTTCGTGGGCACCATCGTGTTTGCACTGGGTTATCTGGTGCTGTACCCGGGCCTGGGCAACTGGAAAGGCCTGCTGCCGGGCTACAACTACCTCGATAACGACAAGCAGACGGCGTTCGCCAACGGCCAGACCGGCTGGACCGGCGTGCATGAGTGGGAAAAGGAAATGGCTCGTTCGGACGCCAAGTTCGGTCCGATCTTCGCCAAGTTCGCGGCGATGCCAATCGAAGAAGTCGCCAAGGACCCGCAAGCACTGAAGATGGGCGGCCGTCTGTTCGCCTCCAACTGCTCGGTGTGCCACGGTTCCGACGCCAAGGGCGCCTATGGCTTCCCGAACCTGACTGACGCCGACTGGCGCTGGGGCGGCGAACCGGAAACCATCAAGACCACCATCATGGGCGGTCGTCACGCGGTGATGCCGGCCTGGGCCGAAGTGATCGGCGAACAAGGCGTAGCCGACGTGGCGGCCTTCGTGGTCACCCAGCTCGACGGCCGCAAGCTGCCGGAAGGCACCAAGGCTGACCCGGCCAACGGCCAGAAGCTGTTCGCCGCCAACTGCGTGGCCTGCCACGGTCCGGAAGGCAAAGGCACCCCGGCCATGGGCGCGCCCAACCTGACCCACCCGGCCGCGTTCATCTACGGTTCGAGCTTCGCGCAGCTGCAGCAGACCATCCGTTACGGCCGTCAGGGCCAGATGCCTGCACAGGAACAACTGCAAGGCAACGACAAGGTGCACTTGCTGGCGGCCTATGTTTACAGCCTGTCCCACGGTGACAAACCCGCGGAAGCCGAGGCCCAGTAA
- the ccoG gene encoding cytochrome c oxidase accessory protein CcoG translates to MSNQIPLHDVTPPSKNANNSVDLYASREKIYTRAFTGLFRNLRMMGGAALFLLYFGTVWLNWGGHQAVWWNLPERKFFIFGATFWPQDFILLSGLLIIAAFGLFFITVYAGRVWCGYTCPQSVWTWIFMWCEKVTEGDRNQRIKLDKAPMSGNKFLRKLAKHSLWLLIGFVTGMTFVGYFSPIRELVFEFFTGQADGWSYFWVGFFTLATYGNAGWLREQVCIYMCPYARFQSVMFDKDTLIVSYDPRRGESRGPRKKGVDYKALGLGDCIDCTMCVQVCPTGIDIRDGLQIECIGCAACIDACDAIMDKMDYPRGLISYTTEHNLSGQKTHKLRPRLIGYAVVLLTMISLLVTAFFMRSLVGFDVSKDRVLYRENAEGRIENVYSLKIMNKDQRDHTYVLEAAGLPDLRLQGKREIKVPAGEIFSMPVELSSAPEQLPSSTNEVKFILKDADDDSVHVEAKSRFIGPQTR, encoded by the coding sequence ATGAGCAACCAGATTCCGCTACACGACGTTACACCGCCCAGCAAGAACGCGAACAACAGCGTCGATCTTTACGCCTCTCGAGAAAAAATCTACACCCGTGCTTTCACCGGCCTGTTCCGCAATCTGCGGATGATGGGCGGTGCCGCCCTGTTCCTGTTGTATTTCGGTACGGTGTGGCTCAACTGGGGCGGCCATCAGGCCGTATGGTGGAACCTGCCGGAACGCAAGTTCTTCATCTTCGGCGCGACCTTCTGGCCGCAGGATTTCATTCTGCTTTCCGGCCTGCTGATCATTGCCGCGTTCGGCCTGTTCTTCATCACCGTTTACGCGGGTCGCGTCTGGTGCGGTTACACCTGCCCGCAAAGCGTGTGGACGTGGATCTTCATGTGGTGCGAGAAGGTCACCGAAGGCGACCGCAACCAGCGCATCAAGCTCGACAAGGCGCCGATGAGCGGCAACAAGTTCCTGCGCAAGCTCGCCAAACATTCGTTGTGGCTGCTGATCGGTTTCGTCACCGGCATGACCTTCGTCGGCTACTTCTCGCCGATCCGCGAACTGGTCTTTGAGTTTTTCACCGGCCAGGCCGATGGCTGGTCGTACTTCTGGGTCGGTTTTTTCACCCTCGCCACCTACGGTAACGCCGGCTGGCTGCGCGAGCAGGTGTGCATCTACATGTGTCCGTACGCGCGTTTCCAGAGCGTGATGTTCGACAAGGACACCCTGATCGTTTCCTACGATCCGCGTCGCGGCGAAAGCCGTGGCCCGCGCAAGAAAGGCGTCGATTACAAGGCCCTGGGCCTGGGCGACTGCATCGACTGCACCATGTGCGTCCAGGTCTGCCCGACCGGTATCGACATCCGCGACGGCCTGCAGATCGAGTGCATCGGCTGCGCCGCGTGCATCGATGCCTGCGACGCGATCATGGACAAGATGGACTACCCGCGCGGGCTGATCAGCTACACCACCGAACACAACCTGTCAGGCCAGAAAACCCATAAACTGCGGCCACGCCTGATTGGCTATGCGGTAGTGCTGCTGACGATGATCAGCCTGTTGGTGACGGCGTTCTTCATGCGTTCGCTGGTCGGCTTCGACGTCAGCAAGGACCGTGTGCTGTACCGCGAGAACGCCGAAGGCCGGATCGAAAACGTCTACAGCCTGAAGATCATGAACAAGGATCAGCGCGACCACACCTACGTGCTGGAAGCCGCCGGTCTGCCGGATCTGCGCCTGCAGGGCAAACGCGAGATCAAGGTCCCGGCCGGTGAAATCTTCAGCATGCCGGTGGAGTTGTCGAGCGCACCGGAACAATTGCCGTCGAGCACCAACGAGGTGAAATTCATCCTCAAGGATGCCGACGACGACAGCGTTCACGTTGAAGCCAAGAGCCGATTCATCGGCCCACAAACCCGTTGA